The sequence CTGACTGATCACATATGCCTTCAACCTCTCAGTACTCCAACAACCCAGCAAAGGATCACCCTCAGACCTAAAGACCCCCAGAAATTAGTGACCTTACAGACAAGCAAGTTGTCTCACAGCAAAAGCAAAACCTCTCATGGTATATGTTTGGCTACCCAAAAGAATGATCAGTCAGTTAGCATAATATGCATCTACAGGAAGTAGTTCTTGGCTAGCCATGTCCTTAGCCACAGGACACGATGGGAGTCAGTCATGTGGACAAAAGCATCCCCCTGCGCCTTGTTGTCCACCAGATGAGAGAAAGCACAAATTAAAGCTTCCTCACTAAATCCAGGCATATACATCACTGCAACATATAGGTCAGGATTAATCACCTCCACTTTGGTCTCACGAATAGCAGCTGCCACATCCTTGACAGCATCTGTCATTTTAGACAACATCAGAGTGTCCTCATCAGTGAGCACACCCCTCTTCCTCTTATTGCCTACACCACTACTACCTTCTTTCATATCCTTTGTTGCCTCACCAAGGGAATCAGTCTTAACTGACTTACCACTCTTGTCTTCATCAAGGGAATCAGTCTTAACAGAGCTAGTAGCAACCTCGCATGGAGATCCTAAAGCTTCATTTGAACCCATAGCATACTTCCCAGTTGCTAATCCTGTCCCAAATATAGTCATCATCTCCTTATAGTTTTCTATAGGCTTGTTTAAGAACTCAGCATCCTTAGGGTGGGCCTAAGTATAACATTCAGGACAAGTTAGGCATACAATACAAGTGGAAAAAGGAATGC is a genomic window of Zea mays cultivar B73 chromosome 5, Zm-B73-REFERENCE-NAM-5.0, whole genome shotgun sequence containing:
- the LOC100272341 gene encoding uncharacterized protein isoform X3 — encoded protein: MQPRSRGKLLGLPPPFAPISGFVVISVRVLDQKAQGMAEDSVQVIGEVQEVVEVHAGTDQRGRGAMRWTSVMSAFVLRRMCQLISSGVRTDKGFKEVHLNQVAKALQEFIGSEVTGTQVYNHLRKWRQRWMRVAKLRELSGANWDEDLCMISLEDEHYNGHIKAHPKDAEFLNKPIENYKEMMTIFGTGLATGKYAMGSNEALGSPCEVATSSVKTDSLDEDKSGKSVKTDSLGEATKDMKEGSSGVGNKRKRGVLTDEDTLMLSKMTDAVKDVAAAIRETKVEVINPDLYVAVMYMPGFSEEALICAFSHLVDNKAQGDAFVHMTDSHRVLWLRTWLAKNYFL
- the LOC100272341 gene encoding uncharacterized protein isoform X2 → MYPSVASQPSFVPSSFSLHFFLSVRAGFVVISVRVLDQKAQGMAEDSVQVIGEVQEVVEVHAGTDQRGRGAMRWTSVMSAFVLRRMCQLISSGVRTDKGFKEVHLNQVAKALQEFIGSEVTGTQVYNHLRKWRQRWMRVAKLRELSGANWDEDLCMISLEDEHYNGHIKAHPKDAEFLNKPIENYKEMMTIFGTGLATGKYAMGSNEALGSPCEVATSSVKTDSLDEDKSGKSVKTDSLGEATKDMKEGSSGVGNKRKRGVLTDEDTLMLSKMTDAVKDVAAAIRETKVEVINPDLYVAVMYMPGFSEEALICAFSHLVDNKAQGDAFVHMTDSHRVLWLRTWLAKNYFL
- the LOC100272341 gene encoding uncharacterized protein isoform X4, yielding MAEDSVQVIGEVQEVVEVHAGTDQRGRGAMRWTSVMSAFVLRRMCQLISSGVRTDKGFKEVHLNQVAKALQEFIGSEVTGTQVYNHLRKWRQRWMRVAKLRELSGANWDEDLCMISLEDEHYNGHIKAHPKDAEFLNKPIENYKEMMTIFGTGLATGKYAMGSNEALGSPCEVATSSVKTDSLDEDKSGKSVKTDSLGEATKDMKEGSSGVGNKRKRGVLTDEDTLMLSKMTDAVKDVAAAIRETKVEVINPDLYVAVMYMPGFSEEALICAFSHLVDNKAQGDAFVHMTDSHRVLWLRTWLAKNYFL